The segment CCATAATCATTTACAAATTCGAAATGGGGAAACATTAAAACTTTTTGGGGCTTACGGCGGCTATGAGGCCGGAATGCAGAGTCGTGATTTTGTTTTCGTTGGGGATGTGGTCGACGTCAATCTGTGGTTTTTAGATAATCCTCATGCGTCCGGTATTTTTAATTTGGGCACTGGACGGGCAGAGCCATTCAAAGCCATTGGCGAGGCTGTAATCGGCTTTTATGGTCAGGGTGAAATTGACTACATTCCATTTCCTGAAGAACTAAAAGGGCGTTATCAAAGCTATACCCGAGCCGATATCAGCAACCTGCGCGCCTCAGGGTGTGATGTTGAGTTTAAAACAGTTGCCCAAGGCGTAAATGCATATTTGGAGTGGCTGAATGGCTAATTCTGCCAAACGAATGTTAGTAGTTGGCCCTTCCTGGGTAGGTGATATGGTGATGGCACAAAGCCTGTTCATCACCCTTAAAGCCCGCAATCCAGGTGCAACCCTGGGGGTAGTAGCCCCTGCGTGGTCAAAGCCTATTCTTGAGCGTATGCCTGAGGTAGACGAGGTGCTTCCATTGGCAGTGGGGCATGGTGAATTTGGCCTTGCCAGCCGCCGTGAGCTGGCTGCCCGTTTACGAGGACGCTTTGATCGTGCCATTGTTCTGCCGCGCTCATGGAAAGCGGCGCTGGTGCCCTTTATGGCGCGTATTCCCGAGCGTATCGGTTTTTTGGGTGAACACCGCTACGGCTTATTGAAAGAGCGCCGCAAGCTGGATAAGCAGGTGTTGGATCAAACGGTTAAGCGGTTTGTTTCTCTGGGCCTGCCGCTGGAAGAAGCCATAAAAGGCGAATTTGAGATTCCGACGCCGCGTTTAACGATTGATCGAAATAACTTGGTCAATTTACGCCTTACTCACGCGCTATCGTCGCGTCCAGCTATTGGAATGATGCCAGGAGCGGAGTACGGGCCAGCTAAGCAGTGGCCGTTAGGCTATTTCCATGCGTTAGCAGTGCGACTGGTTAAGGATGGATTTGAGGTGCGTGTGTTTGGCGGGCCGAAAGATCATGCCGCTGGAGATAGCATTGTGAAAGGGTTGCCCCACGCGCATAACTTATGCGGCAAAACCCAATTGTCGGATGCGGTAGATCTATTGGCAGACTGCCGCCAGGTGGTCACCAACGATTCAGGCTTAATGCACGTTGCCGCTGCGGTAGGCGTGCGTATTCACGCTCTATACGGTTCTTCATCACCTGCTTACACACCGCCCCTAACCGATAATGCTGTCATTCACTATCTAGCGCTTTCCTGCTCACCTTGCTTTAAGCGTACTTGCCCACTGGGGCACACCAACTGTCTGAATGACTTAGGCGTAGAGCAAGTGTATCGAGCGATGAGGGTCGATAGTCAGCGCGCTAATAACGTTAGCGCATAATTTCGACTTCATCGGCCTGATCAGCAGGGGTTTCTATGACTTGTTGTTCGGTGCTTTCTTGTGGTTCGCGCCGTTGAGGGGTCAGTCCTTCCCAAAGGCGATGCTGTAACGCTGTCTCTTCCCGTAGGCGCTCGTTAAGCACCTCAAGCCCATGCGTTTCAACCAGCGTTGGTTGACTGCTAAGCAGAGATGCCCCAAGTCCTGCACGGTTATCGTTAAGCGGCAGGCCCATGGCGTCCAAAATAGTGGGGAATACGTCTAACATTGTCGCCCCCCGATGTACTGTCAGCGGTGAGATACCTTCGCCCAACATGATCAGCGTATTCTCTCGATCAAGCGTTGTTAGTTGATCCCAAACCGACACACGCATCGTAAGATGATCACTGAGCACGACAACCAATGTGTTTTCGAGGAGGCCTTCTTGTTCAAGACGCTCAATAAGATCGCGCGCCTGGCTAGCCGAGCATTTCACTGAATATAAGATATCTTGGCCGTCGAATTCCCCCTGGCGGTCTAGGCACGTTTGGGAGGGAAAACCGCTAGGGGCGTGTCCGGCAATGCTTAGATTAACCACTGCCCAAGGGCCGTCATCCTCTTCATTCAAACGACGAATTTCATTCACAGTAAAATCGTAAAGAGTGTCGTCATAGAGCCCCCAGCTATTTATGTACTCTGGGTCATCGAGCTCCGCTGAAAGCTCCTCTTTTCCCTTTACCGTATTAAACTGATGGCCGCGATAGAAAAGCCCTTTACCAGCAAACTGAGCACTAGCTCCACCCAGATAGCTAAGTCGATAACCTTGAGCTGCGAGCACATCGCCTAGGCAATCGACGCCGGGGACTACTTTGGAGAGCGGGTCGAACTGACTGTCATGCAAAAGTCCCGCAGGCATCAGTGGTACGCCACATTGGCTAGCAATCATGCCGGCCATGGTCCAGCCAGTGTTTTCCATTTGCTGGATACCTTCGAAGACCAGCCCTCGTTCGCCTAGCGCGGTTAAGTCAGCGTAAGCATCACCAAATAGTTCATTGCTATACGTACGCTCAATGCTTTCCAGATACATCACCAGAAGGTTAGGCGCATTGGTTTGATCTTCCGTGGGCGGCGGCACGTAACGGCGATCTAACCAAGCACCATCGTCCGTTACGATGGCCGCGCTGCGCTGACCTAAGCCGTATAGCATTGGGTTTGCTGCTAACAAGAGAAGTGCAGCAAAGCGTTCAGCTATCCGCCATCGCTGATCATGCCGCGTAATCCAGGTAACCGATGCCAGCACTGCGAGCACGCTAATTGTGTAAATAACGGCAGTGATCATTTTTCCAGCACCACCATGTTCGGCCATGCCCGCTTGAAGGTGGAAAAACACTGCGCCTAAATCGACATTGCCAAAGCTGTCAGCTAAGTAGATATAAATGCCTAACAAGCTGATAGGTACCAGCGACCAAGGCCACACTGGGCGGTAGCGAGCGTTTAGCGGTGCTCCCCAGCGTAGCTTGATGCCAAAGCCAATCCACACGGTGGCTGTAAAAAATAGCGTCCACCAAGGCAGCCGAGTCAGCACAGTGATGGCGTAGCCAATACATAAACCGATGACAGTCACTGCTATTTTTCGGATAACGCTAGGGTCCATATATAACCTATGTTTTCAGTCGAGCCGTGGCTGGCAAGCAGATATGACATATGTCAGTTAGCCACGCGAATTATCAGAAGACGCTTTCGAAGTCGCATGTAAAGGCGGGGCTGCTGCGTAGCGATAATTGCCTGCATAAACCTCTTGAGCACATTTAGTAAATTGCGATTTTGCTTGCTGCCATTTTCGATGAGTATAAAAACCTGATAATCGCTTACTTTTTAATAAAAGGTATGTCTTGAAGTTTAGTTTTTTAGGTGAAAAGCCATCCACCATAATGAGTTTATACTCATTATGATTACCATTTAAAATGAAATTATCAATATTGAAGTCAGACGCTGGGATGCCCGAATTGAAAAAGCTTCTGATAATATCCTCGACCAATATCAAGGCTTTATCAACCGTAAGTTCTTTTCTGAACAAGAGCTTTCGCAGCGTTAACGACTTACCTTTATCGTCGAAGATCTTATCTACTACTAATCCCGGTCCCCTGTTGGTAGTAACCCAGGTGTGACAGAAGCTTATGTGACTACTTTTGCACATTTTTTTTATTTTCTGAGACACATACCACTCAGACAGACTTTGCCGATGACCTTTTTTCCAATGATTTGAATCTCGTGAAATTTTAATTAACTTAGAAGGGTGTTCTTTATAGAGATAACAAATACGATTGCTGCCATAGGATAAAATGTCATCGTCATGCAAGATGATTTGCTCACTATTATTAATTTCTTTAGCGATCTTTTTATATGAAAAATACATGGATCATCCTTGATCTTTGTTTAAAAGAATTGCGAAAGTAAAGTTTTGAGCGCCTTATACTGATATTCATAAGTGAATTGGCTAGCTCTGTTCGCAACCTGATTTGATAGCAAGTCATTGTTTTGCATCAATATTTTTTCGGAGGCCTGAGCCCATTGGCAAGCGTCATAGCCGGACACAATGAGCTGTTTATAGTCCCCTTCCAATATTTCTCCAGCACCGACACGCTCAGATATTAGAGGCAGTGTAGAACAAGCCATTGCTTCTAACACCACGCAGCCAAATTCCTCGATATGTGCGGGTAACATAAATAAATCTAACGCAGCATAATATTGCTCTACGTTGGGAACCGTTTTTTTCCAAATAAAATGGTGTCCGATATTAAGTTTTTCAGCTTTTTCTTTGTAGGCGGCCGTGTTTCCCTGGCCAATTACCAGGAATCGATAATTTAAAGTGGCTTTTTTTACGAGACAGTCAGCAATATCAATAAATAAAGATAAATTTCTCTTTTTGAAATCTCCAGAGGTTACTAGGCCTATCAGTTTTTCTTGTTTTTTAATGCCGAGCTCATCTCGGCGAGCCTCTCTATAATTAATTTTAACGGAAGCGTTAAATTGCTTAGGATTATACCCAGGATAAGAAACTTCAATTTTATCCTCAGGTAGGTTGTATCGACTACTTAAATCATTTGCCATCAATCGAGAGTTGGCAACCACTTTTTTAAAGGCTCCTTGCGACATAATCTTTCGATGCATTTTCGAGACATCGCTTTGGAGATCAGCAGCTTCCGGATAGATAAGCCCTTGGGCAAGGTCGACGCAGTTATGCATAAAAACGATATCGGCATTGTCTGAATCGCCGTGGCTGATAACGAGGTCAGGCTTATGGCGTAGGCGCCAGGCATTGGCACGAGCACTAAACCAGCGCCGACGTACTAATCCTTTGAAAGGAAAGGTAGATATCTTATGTAATGTGCCTCCGGTGGAGTGGATATTGGCAGCATCCGCTTTTTCACACAAGACGGTGACGTTATAGCCCATCGCGCTCAAAATCGAGATTTGTTGCAATGCAATTCTTGCAGCACCTGTCATTTTGTTAAGTTTACGTATCGCAACAACAGCGGTGGGTGCTTTCTGCATTGTCAAACCTATAGAAGTCTAAAATTTAGCGATTGGTCTTTAAATAGTTTTTCATGTACTTCCAAAAGACACCGTTAGCATTGGATACTGCAATGACGAGACCTCTCCAACCATCTAAACATCCGCGCTGTAATAAATAGGTGCGAATG is part of the Halomonas sp. GT genome and harbors:
- a CDS encoding sulfatase-like hydrolase/transferase, which translates into the protein MDPSVIRKIAVTVIGLCIGYAITVLTRLPWWTLFFTATVWIGFGIKLRWGAPLNARYRPVWPWSLVPISLLGIYIYLADSFGNVDLGAVFFHLQAGMAEHGGAGKMITAVIYTISVLAVLASVTWITRHDQRWRIAERFAALLLLAANPMLYGLGQRSAAIVTDDGAWLDRRYVPPPTEDQTNAPNLLVMYLESIERTYSNELFGDAYADLTALGERGLVFEGIQQMENTGWTMAGMIASQCGVPLMPAGLLHDSQFDPLSKVVPGVDCLGDVLAAQGYRLSYLGGASAQFAGKGLFYRGHQFNTVKGKEELSAELDDPEYINSWGLYDDTLYDFTVNEIRRLNEEDDGPWAVVNLSIAGHAPSGFPSQTCLDRQGEFDGQDILYSVKCSASQARDLIERLEQEGLLENTLVVVLSDHLTMRVSVWDQLTTLDRENTLIMLGEGISPLTVHRGATMLDVFPTILDAMGLPLNDNRAGLGASLLSSQPTLVETHGLEVLNERLREETALQHRLWEGLTPQRREPQESTEQQVIETPADQADEVEIMR
- a CDS encoding glycosyltransferase, with translation MQKAPTAVVAIRKLNKMTGAARIALQQISILSAMGYNVTVLCEKADAANIHSTGGTLHKISTFPFKGLVRRRWFSARANAWRLRHKPDLVISHGDSDNADIVFMHNCVDLAQGLIYPEAADLQSDVSKMHRKIMSQGAFKKVVANSRLMANDLSSRYNLPEDKIEVSYPGYNPKQFNASVKINYREARRDELGIKKQEKLIGLVTSGDFKKRNLSLFIDIADCLVKKATLNYRFLVIGQGNTAAYKEKAEKLNIGHHFIWKKTVPNVEQYYAALDLFMLPAHIEEFGCVVLEAMACSTLPLISERVGAGEILEGDYKQLIVSGYDACQWAQASEKILMQNNDLLSNQVANRASQFTYEYQYKALKTLLSQFF
- the waaF gene encoding lipopolysaccharide heptosyltransferase II: MANSAKRMLVVGPSWVGDMVMAQSLFITLKARNPGATLGVVAPAWSKPILERMPEVDEVLPLAVGHGEFGLASRRELAARLRGRFDRAIVLPRSWKAALVPFMARIPERIGFLGEHRYGLLKERRKLDKQVLDQTVKRFVSLGLPLEEAIKGEFEIPTPRLTIDRNNLVNLRLTHALSSRPAIGMMPGAEYGPAKQWPLGYFHALAVRLVKDGFEVRVFGGPKDHAAGDSIVKGLPHAHNLCGKTQLSDAVDLLADCRQVVTNDSGLMHVAAAVGVRIHALYGSSSPAYTPPLTDNAVIHYLALSCSPCFKRTCPLGHTNCLNDLGVEQVYRAMRVDSQRANNVSA
- a CDS encoding YrbL family protein — its product is MYFSYKKIAKEINNSEQIILHDDDILSYGSNRICYLYKEHPSKLIKISRDSNHWKKGHRQSLSEWYVSQKIKKMCKSSHISFCHTWVTTNRGPGLVVDKIFDDKGKSLTLRKLLFRKELTVDKALILVEDIIRSFFNSGIPASDFNIDNFILNGNHNEYKLIMVDGFSPKKLNFKTYLLLKSKRLSGFYTHRKWQQAKSQFTKCAQEVYAGNYRYAAAPPLHATSKASSDNSRG